The Cyclobacterium amurskyense genome contains the following window.
CCTGACCCACGAAAAATTAGTCAGATTATAGACGTCCTTCGGAGAGGGGGAGTAATCATATATCCTACAGACACAGTGTACGGTATGGGTTGTGATATATTCAATCAAAAAGCAATAGAAAGAATTGGTCTGATAAAAGGAGTGAAACCTAAAAAGGAGCATTTCTCGTTTATATGTTATGACCTAAGTAATATTTCTGAATATACCAGAACACTGAGTACTCCGGTATTTAAATTAATGAAAAAGGCACTTCCGGGACCCTATACTTTTATTTTGGCAGCAAACAATAAGGTGCCAAAATTGCTTAATAGTAAGAAAAAAACAGTAGGAATAAGAGTGCCTGATCACAGTATTCCCCGATTGCTAGTAAAGGAACTTGGTCAGCCTATACTAACCACCTCAATCCGGGATGAGGATGATGTAATAGAATACAGTACAGATCCTGAGCTGATTTATGAAAAATACAAAGACCTCGTAGATGTAGTCATTGACGGGGGATATGGCAATAATGTAGCCTCAACAGTTGTTGATTGTTCAGGTGATCAAATTGAAGTAGTAAGGGAAGGCCTGGGAGATATTTCTGAAATAATCTGATAATTTCTCTATTTCCTTTGCCTCTAGCATTTCTTGGGACTAACTTTCGGGAAACAGAGAAAGATGACCAGTGAAAGTAAGGTAATGACAACTGATTTGCTCTATTTGCCACCTTTGGCCTATTTTGTAGCAATTAGTGGTGCTGAT
Protein-coding sequences here:
- a CDS encoding L-threonylcarbamoyladenylate synthase, giving the protein MAAVFIKLYPENPDPRKISQIIDVLRRGGVIIYPTDTVYGMGCDIFNQKAIERIGLIKGVKPKKEHFSFICYDLSNISEYTRTLSTPVFKLMKKALPGPYTFILAANNKVPKLLNSKKKTVGIRVPDHSIPRLLVKELGQPILTTSIRDEDDVIEYSTDPELIYEKYKDLVDVVIDGGYGNNVASTVVDCSGDQIEVVREGLGDISEII